Sequence from the Podarcis raffonei isolate rPodRaf1 chromosome 16, rPodRaf1.pri, whole genome shotgun sequence genome:
ggaggatgggactTGGGGGGTCGAGGGCAcccaattccccacccctgaccccCTATGCGATGTGCTCTCTAAACCCAGCAGGGAGAGTTAAATTCAGTACCTAGTCCTGGTAGTATTTGTTACAGCACCTCCTTGTGGGGGGTCCTTCTGTCTCTGTCTTCTGTCTTTCCATGACGCTGTCTGTCTTTAAAATCTGCCAGGGTAATGTTCTCTTAAAAACACCAACAAAAGGGGGTGTCCGagaggggaatgtaaactctttCCCCTTTGTGTCAGATGTGTGTTGTGGAGATGGTGCTTTCCAGAGGAGAGTCACTGCTGTTTCATATGTCTGGCAGCTGAACCCTTCTGAAAAGTGGGTCTATCCAGTCCAATATGTTGCCAGCCGGAAGCCCTCTAGCCAAGGCATGGCTTGCCCTCCACATCTGGCACCCAGGCTGAGGTTCTTGTGGACATGGAGGTTTGCCTCAGAGATCGTGAttgacccaggggtcagcaaactttttcagcagggggccggtccactgtcactcagaccttgtggggggccagactatattttttggggggaaatgaacaaatccctatgccccacaaataacccagagatgcattttaaataaaagcacacattctactcatgtaaaagcacgctgattcccagacagtccatgggccggatttagaaggcgactgggtggatttggcccccgggccttagtttgcctgcccatgtgaTAGACCCTACCTTCTGTGAATCAGCAGAACAGCACCAGCATGTCTGATGGCAGTGGGTTGTAAAGCGAATCTGACGCAGAGTTGGAATTTATAAACATGAAAAACTTGGGTGCATTAATGCCAagggggcctactctgagtaggactcagTTGGATGCAGCCCACTGCACGTTCAGTATGATGAGAGAGGGAGCGGTGTCTCTCTGCAGCAGTGACTGGGGAACCTCTGGGtgttgcaggactccaactcccatcatccctcactgctggccatgctggctgaggctgatggaagttggagtccaacagcatccagaGGCTGATAgtcactcccctcccccattcctgGCCCTGCAGCATCCAGCTTTTTCTGCCTGGGCCTCTACCAGTGTAATGTGCCATGgtcagagtgttgggctaggacctgggagaccagggttcgaatcccgacACGGCCACAGGGTTGCTTTTAAGGATaaggtggagaggaggagaataATGTGctccaccttgaactccttacaagtaaggtgggatataaatgtgtttTTTATATGTTGAACTCATGCCCTGTCTTGTTCTAACCACTGTGCATCACTCCCCTTGAGGAGCAGGGTGTATTACGCAAGAGACCCAACTTATCCTGCAAGGGAGAGTGGCGGCTTTGCAGTGAAATTGCAGACAGTGTAGTTAGTGGTTAGCGTGTTAGGCTAGGACATGGAAGATGCAGATGGCAGCAGTACCCACTCAGTcttgaagctcactggttgactAAACAGAAAATGGAAAGAATAAAATCTGCTGTTCTCATCCTCTTACaattagaactgtagagttggaagggaccctgaggatcatctagtccaacccctgcaatgcaactgtcccatatggggatcgaacctgcaaccttggcaccaCACTCTAGTCAACTGAGCTGTTGGTATACCAAGGATCTTGGTATAATTGGTTCTTGGTGGAAGGGTGCAATTTTGCCAGTAATGtcgtcccacccaccccacccccgttaagtggtgtacaaattttacgaaataaataaagcaaattaaAAGTGTAATAAAACGAAGTTTTCCGATCGTGactctcccctccaaaaaattgGGAAGTAGGGTTGCTCtaacccttcccccacccccgatTCTGGccaagaacccaggagtcctgcttCCTAGCAGGCTACCTGGGCCTGGGCAACAGCCTTGTCTTGAGACAGGTGGCTCTGGGTTTCCCCCACCCTCACCTGGGCTGGAGGTAGGATGTGTCAGAGAAACAGCAGGCAATGAGTCTGTGTAGGTTTTGAGGCCGCTCCCAGCGAGTCGGATGAGATGACGCCAGCTGCCCCACGTAGAAGGCCAGGGCGGGCCTCCCCGGAGGTGTACCAACATGCCTCAGGGAAAGGCAGAGGCTACTGGCGAAGTAGGTCAAGGGGTGTGTGAAAAGGGCACTGGGTGCGTAATTCCGGGGGGTAGAGAGGCAGCTGTCTCCTCTCTGCCCTGGGGCTTAATGGCTCCACTGTGCAGGGTGGAGGAATAGACTGGGAACTGAGCTCTGCTGCAGTCCTTCCTTTGACTATGTGAGGTGACAAGtgttcctgagcatgtgcagagggccAACATGCAGCCGTACACAGCTGGGATATGAGGGGAAAGGCAGATTGTTATCCCAAGGCAGTTCGGCTCCAGAGGTGGGAAATAAAAAAAGCAGCTTGTTCCTGCAAGATTGAGAGATGGTCACCGGCTTGGGTGACTTGTCAAAGAGAGCTAGACAAATATCATGGGGAATAAAGGTTAATAATGGCGGCTAGCTGCTATGGCTGTGCTCTCTCTGCCTCTGAGTAACCCTTGTTGGGCCACTGCAAGCCGGGAAAGTTGCATTGCGCTCTGGTTCCTGTTTGGTGACCTCTCCCAGGCAtctagatgggacgcgggtggcggtgtgggttaaaccacagagcctagggcttgctgatcagaaggtcggtggtttgaacccccatgacggggtgagctccctttgcttggtccctgctcctgccaacctagcagtttgaaagcatgtcaaagtgcaagtagataaataggtaccactccagcgggaaggtaaatggtgtttccgtgtgctgctctggttcgccagaagcggctcagtcatgctggccacatgacccagaagctgtacgctggcttccttggccaataaagcaagatgagcgccgcaaccccagagtctgtcacgactggacctaatggtcaggggtccctttacctttaccttttacccaggcATCTATTTGACCACtgagaggacaggatgctggactcgctGGGCagttggccggatccagcagatcTCTTTTCATATTCTCTCTTCCTTAAGTATCTTGGGCAGGCAAGGGCTCTGTCTTCCAGGAAATTATATTGCACAAGGTTCATGGAAACGAATCTCCCATTATTGTGCAACTCTTCCtggtcctagaatcatagaatcgtctATGGAAGGGAACCACGAGGGTCCAGTAGTCCAGCCccttgccatgcaggaatcttctgcccatgaccctgaggttaagagtctcatgctctacccatcGAGCTATCCTATGCACATGGTTTGTGCAGGAGAAGGTTACCAGTGGATTGGGCCCTGCGGGTCAAGTCTGCCGCTCTCAGTGCTGTCCCGAAATCTACAGCCTGTGTTTAAAAAAGttccatatgctcagagactttgcttctgttcattgggggatataggaagctcAGAGcactttagatgtcccttttatgaagaggcacgtagtgagaccattgatcccctgctggtgaggctcactgacctccccaaaaagcaaaaatttgaccttttcctgttaggcaaagaccataagacgacccggatggtcgccagattctgtgtacagatctgtaggcgcagaccatcccccaatccaaactagttcattaagaaaatccccaaactcggttccatgggtgactgtGGGTCATCTTTctgcggtagcttatcttaaagttttaagtgtctatatgcttattgcatttataacttttaaatttattgttgtacattgttttaaatgtttgttttccttctgggattgtatccccaagtgtgttttataatctggtctccgaccgtaacaaattatctgtctgtctgtctatctatctacagCCTGTGGTGAGATGGGAGAAGGGCTTCCAGATTTAAGAGGCCATTTGATGCCTGGCAGGTTCTGGCAACCTTGAATTTATTTTCTATGAGGGTATCTGTATAGGGCTATTGGTGGCTCCCAGTGGCTCTGCTGTGGCTCTGCTGTTGGAAGGTAGCAAGCAAATTGCTTTGAATTATAATGGGGGCTGATCTAGTTGCCAGGtttatcttatgttcttatgctatttgattttttatttaatgttttaaataaaacaatgttttcattgttgttgtttgcacCACTGGGCACCTTTGGTGGGGTGGAAATTGAAGGAAGGAAGACATTCACATTTTCATTGCTATGATGAAGAGAGGCTTGTTCTCTTTTCAGAAGAAGCCCTTCTTATCGAAGAATAGAATTCTATAGTTGGGTCTATGTCCATCAGTGGCGTGCGGGTCAGCGGACTAGGGGGACAAGGCTAGTTCCCTAAATGTTCCCTtggtgcttccttcccaaagcccaggaagcttctatCTGGTTTAGGGAGGGAGGTACAATACGCACACATGGGACGTTGTTGTGATGTTGTGACATTGTGACgtcaccagggccggatttaggtttgatgaggccctaagctactgtagTGAGGCCCTTTATAGGtccaacaaattgccgctgttttttgtgttgaatatatgctatatggtaatttatggacctaataggtatctaaagccatttgcacatattgccatgcaaccagtccatgcagaatgtaggcaccctattttagggagcaagctagcaggcggggctccttacttacatcataggagcttacacaacacaaaacactgttgatgtatgtagttttaattttatttgttttttatctaatattttggaaatgtacatccagggtttttttcattttgttttttttggggggggcccaagagagtggggccctaagctatagcttgtttagcttatacgtaaatccggcactggatgtCACTGTTGTGACGTCACCCTTCCAATTGCCCTCACAAGCTGGTTCCCTCTGGCgctaactgttcccctacgaaAAATTTCACCACACGCCACTGTTTATCCATGCTACCCTGAACATGCCCaatctcgtctgatctcggaagctaatcAGGGGCAGgtctggttagtacttggatagGAGAATTGTAGAGGATCATctatgcagaaatcttttgcccaatgtgggactcgaacccgtgACCCatagattaagagtcttgtgttctactgactgagctatgggCCCAGTTGCACCTGCATGCCTCTGTGCTTGGTTTTGAAACTCAGCCAGTTCCAAAAACTGTGGAGGTGAAGTCAGTGCAAAAGGGGGCAAGAGcagcctgcctttttaaaaagggagaaatatgtttttttaaattattttgtgaGTAAAATGGGGAAGAGGTGGCAAAATACTTCTCTCCTCTACCAGCAGCTTCACTGTCATTGGTCAGAACACTGGAAGGGAGGAGTAAATTAGTAATCTGGATGAGAATTTGAGTAGAGCAACCTTCACCAATgtagtgttttggactacaactcccatcaggcatgCAACATGACTGCCAGCcgcagctgatgggagatgtagcccaaaacatctggagggaaccttATTGGTGAAGTCTAGGGTAACATGTCCAGCAACCTTCCcctgacctggtgccctccatatgttttggactacaactcccagcagccccttcCAGCAGCCATGCAGCATGGCAGCTGTGTCTCTATGTACAGTATATAGCAACATTTTAATTTTGCTAAGCTCGTGATTTGCTGCGCCCCCCTGCTCCAGCAGGGTTAAAAGGGGGGCAAGGGGGGGACTTCCTTTTGAGGCAGGCATGCAAAACCTCAGAACATACAAAGCATTTGAAAGAGTGCCTTTAGGCATGCCCAGAGTGCAGTCTCTAAAATGGCCAATCTGTTGCAGTCCAActcatctggaaggcaccaaggactcagctgtacagctacaaatataatgttttaagtgcattatacaaatgtgacactagatggcgatggtgagctaatggcaaattcaatttttcttaaaaagcattttcacagcggttTTTTATAcatgtctagattccacccaggCTGCAAAAGGAGGCTGTAACGAGTGCCTTTTCCTCCTAGGAAAGTTTGTGCGCTCGTTGGTGGCTTCTGAGCTCCGCAGAGACGCCCAAGCTCTGTTTGTGACCCTCTTTGTCTTCTTCCCCTCCAGCAGAAGTACCCGTCTGATCCCGgggccggcagcagcagcagtgccggCGGCGGCTTTGTCCCCAACCTCAACACCATCACCACCAGCCACGACCTACAGTGGATGGTTCAGCCCACCATCATGGGCGCTTCTCCAGGAATCCCCCCTTACCCGCGACCCTACCGCTGCCCGCACTATCCTCCAGGCATTCGGCCAGGTGTGATCCGCACTGCTGGCCCAATCCTGACACCGCGGAGGCGTCATTCGGAGCATGTGAGTAttgggggggtgggcagggagggaATGTGGAAGGCCCAGTGGGTAGATGACAGCAGAAGGTTCCTGAAAAATATGTGAAGCTTAGTGCATTTGTGCAGCAACATTTCAGTGTGGCAAAGATCTGCTGTTGCCTCCTAGATAGAGGAGGTTAAAAAGGAGGGAAGAGACTCTGAGGGCAGGCTTGGAACATGCAAAGAATGCACAAGAGGCAGGATTAAGAGGCCtgaagcacttaaaagattttggtgcccccatatatgtcaaaatacagtggtacctcaggttacagacgcttcatattacagactccgctaacccagaaatattacctcaggttaagaactttgcttcaggatgagaacagaaatcgcgcagcggcgacagcgggaggccccattagctgaagtggtgcttcaggttaagaacagtttcaggttaagaacggacctccggaacgaattaagttcttaacccgaggtagcactgtataagcAAATAATAAACCGTAAAATGAAATtctattaaaaaaccaaaaaaaaacctaCAATAAGATGGATAAGAATCTTTggttttgtatacagtggtactttgagttacaaatgcctcaggttacaaatgcttcaggttacaaactctgctaacctggaagagttaccacgagttgagaactttgccccaggatgagaacggaaatcgtgtgccggcagcaagaagccccatttgcgaaagcacgcctctagttaagaacagtaccactgtacttctactttatttttgaaaaaatgttcTCCTGCTTTTTCTTATGGCATTGACTTTGATCAGGTCCtcagcagggccgtctttacctgggggtgcaaggggtgcggggcacccaggtgccgaattctggggggcaccaggtgcctgccgctgaagccgcctaagctcttaactatctacctgttattaaataataaataattttgatcaagctagaaaaaacaaaacacacatatacctaggtattaccgaaatgtatacctactgtttcactaaaggacttttgactttgtgcgctcatctACCAAAGACGCACTGCACCAGCAGcggcacttgtcattcacaacgatGCCGTGCAtgcgaaattaactcttacatcaaaatatgatgttacgtattgtattgagctgctatgcggcaGCAGGGTCAGTGGGACCTTTGACATGACTTGATGTTTCTCCTACGTcggtgcctaaacaatacttataagtttGTGTGTAGTGGCgctaatttgggggctaaactaaatttgggggcgctgggtggatctttgcagcCCAGCGGCACATaggctaaagacagccctggtcCTCAGAATGAATATTACGTAGTACATCTGCTCCTATGCTTGGTAGAGAGATAAGGCATccagcctgccttgttgcatagttCTTCCGCTGGGATTTTTTAATAAACTTCAACTGAGAAAAGAAACAGTCAGCTGAGTAATTTATTaccattaatgttaaaaatctggCAATGAAAATTTCCCTGCTTCCCTTGATGCcgtaagccagcctttctcaacccgtgggtccccagatgttgttgaactacaaatcccatcacccctagctagcaaggccagagctcagggctgatgggagttgtagtccaacaacatctggggacccacaggttgagaaccacatgggtgggcaaactaaggcccgggggccagatccggcccagtcgccttctaaatccagcacgcgaacggtccgggaatcagcgtgtttttacattagtagaatgtgtcctttcatttaaaatgcatctctgggttatttgtggggcataggaattcgtccattcccccccccccaaaaattatagtccggccccctgatgaaaaagtttgctgacccctgatctaaagcatGCTCTTTGGGAAACATTTTACTCCATTTTGGAACAAGAATGTGCTTCTCAAGCACTTGTTGCCCCTTCATGGCCACAGAAACCATTTTCTTAGGTCTACTCCTATTAGGTTGGGCCCAGGGATGCTGCAGGGCTGTGTCACCCACacgagggttgccatatgtccggaatttcccggacatagctggGATCCGGCCATCGGAAACAGTGTCCTGgcggaaatcgctgaaatgtctagGAAAATTCAGACGTATGGCAACTAATGCCGGAAGTCTAGATTTTccttgatttccttaaaaatagctacaaaacttcattttatttttttagattttgcaaaaaaaaaaaaaggtcagctttgggcaaaactaaaactTTGGTTAGAGTGTGTTGCTGATAATATGGGTGCATTAttccattgcagggagttggactagatgatccgtgggatcccttccaactctaggattcgcCTTTATACATATATAAAGGTGAGGTTGGCACAGCCTGGTTGCAAGGTGTGGTGTCCTATGGGTGGACTAATTAAGGGGAGGGGAGCACAGAACATGATACAAGCCGACATCCTTTGAAACACCCAACTGCATGGGCAGACAGCTGGGATAGAAATTCCCATGTTAAGCAATATGATAACACAAAGGGATGTACTGTTGCAAAGCACGATGCACAAAGCACTCTGGGAAGAGAACCAGCCCTGCACATTTCAAAGTCTTCATGTGTACATAGCTTTGTATATCCTCAGCATGTTGATAAACTCAGCAGGCCTGCACTCTGGACATGGCCAAAGGCTCTCTTGTCAGGGTTGGATTAAGCATTATgcaaaataagcatgtgcttaggccaggggtcagcaaacattttcaacaggggaccggtccactgtccctcggaccttgtggggggctggactatatttttttggggggggatgatcaGCCCATAGTGTGGGGTGGGGATTATGTCATGTGCACAGTACCCTTGAAATGCACCTGCGTCCAGCACTGAATGAACATTATCACGCAGTCTGTAGATGCCTCAAGAGGGCCTCTGGGCTTGCACAGAGTGCAGGCCTGCTAAACCTTGGCACATGCAAGGAAAGTGCAAGAGGGCGCTTCCAGCAGAGTCCAGTCTCCAAAACAGCTGAGCCACTAGTGTAAATTAAACATGGCCTGCTTTTTGATCTGCCTGGTGGGATCTTTCATAGCCGTGCAACAGGCATAGGTTTGACAGCTATCTCTTTCTGATGGCCTGgagaggcggcagcaggaggggggCCTGGTTAGCTTTTCTGCCCATCACGTAGCTGCGGAAGGGCACAGAAGCagtactggaagaaaaggacacataTTTTCACTAGAGATTGGCTAGAGATTAAGGCCAAGATGCTGTTGGTGGACCATCTCAGCTGCGTTTCCGTACACACTTGCGCCCTCTGCTGTCCATGAAGCGCATAGACGGTACTCCAGTTTGGCGAGAGAGCTGCCTCCAGTCATAGACTCgtggaattatagagttggaagggatcctgaggatcatctactccagggtctctcaaacttgggtctccagctgtttttgaactacaattcccatcatccctgaccactggttccgctagctagggatgatgggagttgtagtccaaaaccagctggagacccaagtttgagagaccctgatctagcccaacccaatatgcagctgtcccatctgGGGATCaaccttgcaaccttggcattatcagcaccacctgAGCTATGATGAGTCAACTTCCTGTTTAAATCAACTCAGTTCAGGACCATGTGGACTAGCAACTAGGGGGAAAGGCCTaatagctcagcggcagagcacctgctttccatGGAAAAGGATCTGGGTTCAATCCCTACCATttcccaggtagggcttggagagacTCCTGTCTCAAACTCTggagacaaaactgagctaggtGGATGAATGGGGTTTGTGATTTGGTGTGAAGCAGCCTCTGACGCGCCCGTCTTCTGCAGCTGACACCCGAGGAGGAGGAGCGGCGGCGGCTGCGGAGGGAGAGGAACAAGCTGGCAGCAGCCAAGTGCCGGAATCGCCGGAAGGAATTAACAGACACCTTGCAAGCCGTAAGTGACTCTCCTATGCTCTCCCTGGTGCTTCTGGAAGGTGGACtcttttatttagttatttagagTGTTTGCACCCCAATcttcagccccccccaaaaaaaggctcccagagcagattGCACAGAATCAGAACCAAGACAATCACTACCAACAGGCATacaatcttctttttttttttttacataatccTATTTACTGATTTTTCACAAAGGAAACAAGAATCTTTACAAATTTTAACATAAGCCGTGAGTTACTTTATCCATTGACTTCCCATCCTCCACTTCCATGGtttccataaggtaaaggtaaagggactcctgaccattaggtccagtcgtgaccgactctggggttgtggcgctcatctcgctttactggccgagggagctggcgtacagcttccgggtcatgtggccagcatgactaagccgcttctggtgaaccagagcagcgcacggaaacgccgtttaccttgcacttatctacttgcactttgacgtgcttttgaactgctaggttggcaggagcaggaaccgagcaatgggagctcaccctgtcagggggatttgaaccactgaccattggcaagtcctaggctctgtggattaacccacagcgccacatattTACCCTTAAATGCTGCTTATTTCGCCTATACCATTCAATGCATTCCATTGGACCTATTTGTCTTAATAATAAGATTGCTCCTATTTCCAGTCCTGCTCGCATTTTCAGCTACCTATAGTAGTTCTTTAAATACTCAGTGGGAAGTTTCCAGTCCCCGAGAAATACAATCTACAAAAACAGACAGAGAGCCCTCTTAGTGAAGTGGTAGAAGCAATATGTGGCCCCCTGGGCCTTCATACCTGGCCCTTGATCCTCTCCACAGGCCCCAACCCTCCCCGGTCTTGCTTGGCACTCTCCTTGCCTGAAGTatcatccttgaactctgaccacGCCTCTTGGTTCACCAGCTGTGGTGGctgttttgcttctggccccacccaccaccggCTTGTGAAGAGGGTCGTCTACACTCTGCCCTAGGGTGTGTTATTGTACTCAACAGTTCCCTTTTGCCTGTTTCTCTGCCGCCCTCTTTGAAAAAGTTAACAAATCtccatttttccccctccccaggagaCGGACCAGCTGGAGGCTGAGCAATCTGGGCTGAAGAAGGAGATTGCGGAACTGCAGAAGCAGAAGGAGCGGCtggagctggtcctggaggctCATCGACCGGCCTGCAAAGTCCCTGAGGAGTCCtcaggggaagaggaagagggccaAAGCCGGCCGGAGACCCTCGCCCAGCTTCCGGTCAAGCGGGAGTCCCCGCCGGGCCCCAGCGGCCCTCGCAGAGTGGCTCCAGTGCCTCCCAGCATCACTCTGCCCCCCAGCGGCCTGCTGGAGCCAGAGGCTCTGCACACCCCGACCCTGATGCCCACGCCGTCCCTCACCCCCTTCACCCCAAGCCTGGTCTTCACCTACCCCACACCGGGGGACCCTGATGGCCCCTCGGGCTCTGGCTTCCCGCACGAGGCCTGCTCCTCTGCCCACCGGCACAGTAGCAGCGGCGACCACTCCTCTGATTCGCTCAACTCCCCCACCTTGTTGGCGCTCTGAGGACCAGGAGGGACCCCCTGGCTCCGTGGCGGGACAGTCCAGAGAGCGACACCTCCAGACCGTTGCGGTTTCTAGGCAGCTTCTGCccagggttgggggtttttttttgctgccaACGGTTCTCCTGGTCATCTGTATACATACCTCATTCGGGGTCCTTGCCTCCTCTGCTGGCCGGAGACCTCACAGGCCTCTCGTTCTGCCATCTGTGCCCAAGTGCTTGGAGTCAAGTTGCCGGTCCTCAAGAGCGACCAGACCATCTTCCCTCCCACCCTACCAGAACTCAACTCATTCCTTGTTTCTCCTTGCTGGTGGCCGCGGCAGGACAGCCATCTCTTTGTGGGGTGGGCTCTAGTTTGGGATTTCCTGCTTCGGCCAAGGGGGTGGAACTCAATGGCCTCAAATGTCCCCCTCCAATTGTTTTATGACTTTTCacaacacttaaaaaaacacacacaacccttaCCCTTGATATCCTAGTGGTTTTAGAATAAACAAGCCTTTTACTGTGCACCTTTCCACTTCCTTTTCTCAAACTATTGTAGAATCTGCTTTCTTCAAAGCCAGACATAGAAACACTGATGTTAATCTTCTGTGAACCACCGAAGACTGATCTTTGTGCCCAAAATTATTTCCCATCTCCTGGATGAGGTGGGATACCCTTATGTCGCCCAGGGGTGGAGCTGGTTGAAGACagatattttttattataaacTCACACGTTCCACTGCTTCGCCTTGTCTTAATGTCTCATTTAGTTAATTTGGGTGTTGTCTTGCTCTTCTAAGAGGGTGCATCCTTCTCAACAAAGCCTGTGGCAAAATGAAGGCGGCAACTTCATTGGTTCGGAACAATTATCCTGCTAAAGATGAACAGGAGGAGTGTTTGTTGTGCTGTTGGgagggcaggaggagaggaatccCCTGTGAATTGATCAGGCAGCTGATCAAAGTCTCCTTTAGCACAAACCACAAGTCTGGGTTTGTGGAAGGGATTTTTCTGAGGGAAAATACGGGGAGCCTTATGGGCTCTGGGGATGTCAGAGAATCTGGATCTGTCTATCCTGGGTACAGGAAAGTTTGCTTTGTAGAATTGAAAAGCTTGGGCTTTCTAGAAGACAAACACCCAAGTTCCTAGTCCTCCTGAGCCGCTGGTTAAAAATAGAGAGTGGAGTCgaaattcctcagatgttttaaaaataacGCTTGGGGGTTTCTTTTTCTTGCCTCCCTGGAAAAGGTCACTTTGAAGATTTCTCCCAAAATATTGTCtgccatcccccacccccagtttttcTCCCACAATACCCTGGGGCAACACTAGTTCTGGGGCATAATGGGGGATGTAAAATGGTAACCTGGGTGCCCACAGTTGCCAGACAAGATAGAAGTTCTGGTACTGTCGTGTGACAGGTGAACCTCAGATACCAAGAAACAGGATCTCCCCTCTACCTGGAGAAATTCAGTGAAATTTGTGCCCCCGATTTATTTGCCTACACGGGATGGGGAAACATGGCAGGACCAATGTTTTGGCAAAGGCTAAAAAGTAGCATCAGTAGAGGAGCGTCTTCCCTCAGCTTCTGTTGCCTATGCTCTGATAACCACCtgtgttagattactgcaatgcggtatacatggagctgcccttgaaggtTGTTCGGgaactgcagctagtgcagaattcagcagctggATTGCTGACC
This genomic interval carries:
- the FOSL1 gene encoding fos-related antigen 1, with amino-acid sequence MYKGYGAGRAPAPGSHRPSTLRPGTQQQKYPSDPGAGSSSSAGGGFVPNLNTITTSHDLQWMVQPTIMGASPGIPPYPRPYRCPHYPPGIRPGVIRTAGPILTPRRRHSEHLTPEEEERRRLRRERNKLAAAKCRNRRKELTDTLQAETDQLEAEQSGLKKEIAELQKQKERLELVLEAHRPACKVPEESSGEEEEGQSRPETLAQLPVKRESPPGPSGPRRVAPVPPSITLPPSGLLEPEALHTPTLMPTPSLTPFTPSLVFTYPTPGDPDGPSGSGFPHEACSSAHRHSSSGDHSSDSLNSPTLLAL